The following proteins come from a genomic window of Salvia hispanica cultivar TCC Black 2014 chromosome 4, UniMelb_Shisp_WGS_1.0, whole genome shotgun sequence:
- the LOC125224205 gene encoding histone-lysine N-methyltransferase ASHH2-like isoform X1: MFTETSFSENAGEIRAASSPDDLNFGIGKLYVSPEPYESTHVRDDESSDVMLRSDVSAAEGLLSPFHSINFSEQPLLGNDMAISPVKIDAIGSISESKLQGQIHGEGQGYSLHYSSDSERIHDPSIHGDGEAEVADQIERTQQSNDLIVYASSRRNSSRNTLDKLNHINDTKQPSRSCTVITPKDSPSQTSRKKRSLLSKRAKSSVWGSVDLPNFEENPCLGNGKIVGKVRGNQGKSNVIKEKTGQKAACKSSTPTGRISLKIKFGNQICGVVNVAENCNISGTSISGSCDKSESKFQEEFPGDMVSNENMENVISADASALDAQLDVTCSLENKSLSTLSDHQISSHEQGYNLRAPTENRCLDPGTSPDSEVINSIPDAPLGERDINDLQDSPGMPLERSSGECFANSSAAVSSLSSPKLKSKKGKKTTGEEAKHKARAPLGREVNPSPELSDVTESSKSQAHSSAKGGCKSRNSILDLPRKKGKSSRKKGDKKNFVVKFKIDPKGDASGVLSKVGSHPEAGTCLGNQTLPDHGEIGDLSSPPTESGFVSSSGWPNGQNALPMNAWVLCDECQKWRRIPATLADQIDQTNCRWTCKDNTDKDFADCSIPQEKSNSEINKELGISDDEDAGDTLPMSNKNKSTAAKQSSWTLIKSNLFLHRSRKTQTIDEVMVCHCKPPSDGRMGCGSKCLNRMLNIECVRGTCPCGELCSNQQFQKRTYAKLKWLRCGKKGFGLQSLQEISEGQFLIEYIGEVLDVHTHEARQKEYALQGHKHFYFMTLNGSEVIDACSKGNLGRFINHSCDPNCRTEKWMVNGEVCVGLFAIRDIKKGEEVTFDYNYVRVFGAAAKKCVCGSPNCRGYIGGDPTNSEVIVQDDSDDEYAEPVMICEDRDMNHDWTAIMSQSLFEKEIKCRDELEEDRDTTENVNAADQIESINSGTSHKGLGVNSDSNGCSKTSTATRVVDMTVHDKYGPANATSVNDIASDAALTPLNTTEEALNISGSANMEAESESLLPQSSSPVKHKEASLQSEELRNNTVSKTLHVSNRLKVSTTTLPVKLQHDAVKSKKKLKYGTMRGKEESSKSGSPAKTYHSSPSIRKGRLKSNVVNDKVAPDGDKLNAVRNKSKKSPGLSISSHVETVEGKLNELLDTEGGISKRKDASRGYLKLLFLTAAFGSNGHGEAIQSNRDLSMILDALLKTKSRTVLVDIINKNGLQMLHNIMKRYRKEFIKTPILRKLLKVLEYLATREILTLEHISGGPPRPGVESFKDSMLTLTEHADKQVHQIARNFRDKWIPRSLRKKCFMEMDDGKREFRQHSTNGKLSVSSGDHRSDRGGKHADSVESCDKQPVVVSGIETSAPNLSSASGCSNGTNGTRTRKRKSRWDTPPEECMRPSIRASLSVDRNQNTDNDIPPGFSTPCNDSIIPATTCSNALSHQERETFRKHPSGIVLADSLDRFVARMPVSYGIPSSLMQQFGVIAEAAAVWTVAPGLPFHPFPPLPPCASDKGEEPSPVAKCVSEPLEKAGQDDVASHVRYSGQKRTMTEMNISIENEHPDFQQEEGSRKLSSRSGGTQV, translated from the exons ATGTTTACTGAGACGTCTTTCAGTGAAAATGCTGGTGAGATCAGGGCAGCGTCATCTCCGGATGATCTCAATTTTGGCATTGGAAAATTGTATGTGTCACCCGAACCATATGAATCGACTCATGTGAGAGATGATGAATCATCTGATGTGATGCTCAGATCAGATGTTTCAGCCGCAGAAGGTCTTCTTTCACCTTTTCATTCCATCAACTTTTCTGAGCAACCATTGCTGGGGAATGACATGGCAATTAGCCCTGTCAAAATTGATGCTATTGGTTCTATTTCTGAATCTAAGCTGCAAGGACAGATACATGGTGAGGGACAGGGTTATAGTTTACATTATTCTTCTGATTCTGAGAGGATTCACGATCCCTCTATACATGGGGATGGTGAAGCTGAGGTTGCTGATCAAATTGAGAGGACCCAACAATCAAATGATCTTATTGTATACGCATCTTCTCGGAGGAATAGTTCCCGCAACACTCTTGATAAATTGAACCATATTAATGATACTAAGCAACCATCAAGAAGTTGTACGGTGATCACCCCAAAAGACTCACCATCTCAGACTTctagaaagaaaagaagttTACTCTCCAAGCGGGCTAAATCTTCTGTTTGGGGATCTGTggatttaccaaattttgaagaaaaccCATGTTTAGGTAATGGGAAAATAGTAGGGAAAGTAAGAGGTAACCAAGGGAAGAGCAATGTTATCAAGGAAAAGACAGGTCAAAAAGCTGCCTGCAAAAGCTCCACTCCAACTGGTCGCATCTCTTTGAAGATTAAATTTGGCAATCAAATCTGTGGTGTGGTCAATGTGGCTGAAAATTGTAACATATCGGGGACAAGCATTTCTGGATCATGTGACAAAAGCGAAAGTAAGTTTCAGGAGGAATTTCCTGGAGATATGGTATCCAATGAAAACATGGAGAATGTAATAAGTGCTGATGCTTCTGCTTTGGATGCACAGCTTGATGTTACATGTagtttagaaaataaatccttGAGTACATTAAGTGATCATCAGATCAGCAGCCATGAGCAAGGATATAATTTGAGAGCTCCCACTGAGAATAGGTGTTTAGATCCAGGAACTTCACCTGATTCTGAAGTTATAAACTCTATTCCTGATGCACCACTTGGTGAGAGAGATATCAACGATCTGCAAGATAGTCCTGGGATGCCACTGGAAAGAAGTAGTGGGGAATGCTTTGCAAACTCATCTGCTGCGGTTTCAAGTTTAAGTTCCCCAAAATTGAAatctaaaaaaggaaagaagacaACTGGTGAAGAAGCCAAACATAAAGCTAGAGCACCTCTAGGCCGTGAAGTGAACCCTTCTCCTGAGCTTTCTGATGTAACTGAGTCCTCAAAATCGCAGGCCCACTCTAGTGCGAAGGGAGGATGCAAGAGCAGGAATAGTATCTTGGATTTGCCCCGCAAGAAAGGCAAATCCTCTAGAAAGAAGGGGGATAAAAAGAACTTTGTTGTTAAGTTTAAAATTGATCCGAAGGGCGATGCAAGTGGTGTTCTTAGCAAAGTGGGAAGCCATCCAGAAGCAGGTACATGTTTAG GAAATCAAACACTTCCTGATCATGGAGAAATTGGAGATCTTAGCTCTCCTCCTACTGAATCAGGATTTGTATCTTCATCTGGTTGGCCAAATGGTCAGAATGCTCTTCCAATGAATGCATGGGTCCTCTGTGACGAGTGCCAAAAATGGCGGCGGATTCCAGCTACACTTGCAGATCAGATTGATCAAACAAACTGCCGATG GACTTGCAAGGATAACACTGATAAAGACTTTGCTGACTGCTCAATTCCTCAAGAGAAATCAAATTCAGAAATCAATAAAGAGCTGGGAATATCTGATGATGAAGATGCTGGCGACACCTTGCCGATGTccaataaaaacaaatcaacaG CTGCTAAACAGTCATCTTGGACTCTTATTAAGTCAAACTTGTTTCTCCACCGAAGCCGTAAAACTCAGACCATCGATGAG GTGATGGTTTGCCATTGCAAACCTCCATCAGATGGAAGAATGGGTTGTGGATCTAAATGCCTTAATCGGATGCTAAACATTGAGTGTGTTCGAGGAACTTGTCCGTGCGGTGAACTTTGTTCGAATCAGCAG TTCCAAAAACGGACGTATGCAAAACTCAAATGGTTAAGGTGTGGAAAGAAGGGTTTTGGTCTCCAATCTCTTCAGGAAATCTCTGAAGGACAGTTTCTCATTGAATATATTGGAGAG GTACTTGATGTCCACACTCATGAAGCCAGGCAGAAAGAGTATGCTTTGCAAGGGCATAAACATTTTTACTTTATGACGCTGAATGGGAGTGAG GTAATTGATGCGTGTTCTAAAGGGAATTTGGGCCGCTTTATAAACCATAGTTGTGACCCTAACTGCCGGACGGAAAAG TGGATGGTGAATGGAGAAGTCTGTGTTGGACTTTTTGCTATTAGAGATATTAAAAAG GGTGAAGAGGTTACGTTTGACTACAATTATGTGCGTGTATTCGGTGCTGCTGCAAAGAAATGTGTTTGTGGTTCACCTAATTGCCGAGGCTATATAGGTGGGGATCCAACAAATTCTGAAGTAATTGTTCAGGATGACTCAGATGATGAATATGCAGAACCTGTTATGATCTGTGAAGATAGGGATATGAATCATGACTGGACTGCTATAATGTCTCAATCCTtatttgagaaagaaataaaatgtagaGATGAGCTAGAAGAAGACAGAGACACAACAGAGAATGTCAATGCTGCTGATCAAATTGAGAGCATCAATTCAGGCACTTCACATAAAGGATTAGGTGTGAATTCTGATTCTAATGGATGCTCTAAGACTTCAACTGCTACAAGAGTTGTGGACATGACAGTCCATGATAAATATGGACCTGCCAATGCTACTAGTGTTAATGATATTGCTTCTGATGCTGCTCTTACACCTTTGAATACTACTGAAGAGGCCTTGAATATTTCTGGATCAGCTAATATGGAGGCTGAATCTGAGAGCCTCCTGCCCCAGAGCAGTTCTCCAGTTAAACATAAGGAAGCTTCCCTTCAATCAGAGGAACTTAGGAATAACACAGTGTCGAAGACTCTGCATGTCAGTAATAGGTTGAAGGTGTCTACTACTACATTACCTGTAAAATTGCAGCATGATGCAGttaaatcaaagaaaaagtTGAAATATGGCACTATGCGAGGAAAGGAGGAATCCTCGAAGTCTGGATCTCCTGCTAAGACTTATCATTCATCACCATCAATTAGAAAAGGGAGACTCAAATCAAATGTTGTGAATGACAAAGTGGCTCCAGATGGGGATAAGTTAAACGCAGTACGCAACAAATCTAAGAAGTCACCTGGCCTTTCCATTAGCAGTCATGTTGAAACAG TTGAGGGGAAATTAAATGAGTTGCTGGATACTGAAGGTGGAATAAGCAAGCGCAAA GATGCCTCAAGAGGGTACTTGAAGCTTTTGTTTCTAACCGCTGCATTTGGGAGTAATGGGCATGGTGAAGCTATTCAGAG TAATCGAGATCTTTCAATGATCTTGGATGCACTCTTAAAGACAAAATCGCGGACTGTTTTGGTTGATATAATCAATAAGAATG GTCTGCAGATGTTACACAACATAATGAAGAGGTACAGAAAAGAGTTCATTAAAACTCCAATCCTGCGCAAGCTTCTTAAG GTACTTGAATATCTTGCGACAAGAGAAATCCTTACTTTGGAGCACATAAGCGGAGGTCCACCTCGTCCAGGTGTCGAAAG CTTCAAAGATTCAATGTTGACCCTGACAGAACATGCTGACAAACAG GTCCATCAAATTGCACGAAACTTCAGGGATAAGTGGATTCCGAGATCCCTCCGGAAAAAGTGCTTCATGGAAATGGATGATGGGAAGAGGGAATTTCGCCAGCATTCAACAAATGGTAAATTATCAGTATCATCAGGAGATCATAGGAGTGACCGAGGTGGAAAACATGCAGATTCAGTAGAATCTTGTGACAAACAGCCCGTTGTTGTATCTGGTATTGAGACTTCAGCCCCAAACCTCTCCTCTGCTTCAGGTTGTAGTAATGGAACTAATGGAACAAGAACACGCAAGCGCAAGAGTAGATGGGATACCCCACCGGAGGAATGCATGCGTCCCAGTATTAGAGCCAGTTTGTCAGTTGACAGAAACCAAAATACTGACAATGATATTCCTCCTGGGTTTTCGACTCCTTGTAATGACTCTATTATCCCAGCCACTACTTGTTCGAATGCTCTTAGTCatcaagagagagagacatTCAGAAAGCATCCATCTGGCATTGTGCTGGCAGATTCACTAGATAGATTCGTTGCACGTATGCCTGTATCTTATGGTATACCCTCTTCTCTCATGCAACAATTTGGGGTCATTGCAGAAGCCGCTGCTGTTTGGACTGTAGCTCCGGGTTTGCCATTCCATCCCTTTCCTCCTTTGCCTCCATGTGCTAGCGACAAGGGAGAAGAGCCATCGCCAGTTGCTAAATGTGTTAGCGAACCGCTTGAAAAGGCAGGACAAGATGATGTTGCTAGCCATGTTCGTTACTCTGGTCAGAAACGTACAATGACAGAAATGAATATTTCAATAGAAAATGAGCATCCAGATTTTCAGCAAGAAGAGGGTTCTCGTAAATTAAGCAGCAGAAGTGGGGGAACTCAGGTGTAG